A DNA window from Moorella thermoacetica contains the following coding sequences:
- a CDS encoding MBL fold metallo-hydrolase gives MSNSADGGRYRPAPAASIRKGTITLELVKIHGHTYYIPGATNTGVFTTKSGYCVLIDSGINNTVAHKISKVLAEKGLKPRYLLTTHGHADHFGAHNLLKELYPGLEILASPGEKVYMENNLQATTTLYGAVPYDEIKVPLLFARSTAVDITITPGPLKLLDQHLEAIATPGHTAGHLAFLTPDGVLFSGDAVFDQGILAKYPLPFLLDIKAELATLEVIAGLEIKYLLPAHGQEVITEVEPVLEANRRQIANCLDIIVELLSQPLTREDLLAQVAILEDITMDIPQYFLNLSSLSAFLSYLKDEGRISCSVENGKLYFFAI, from the coding sequence ATGAGTAATAGTGCTGACGGCGGGAGATACCGCCCGGCACCCGCGGCATCCATTAGGAAAGGAACGATAACTTTGGAACTGGTAAAGATTCATGGTCACACCTATTATATTCCCGGTGCTACCAATACTGGGGTCTTCACCACCAAAAGCGGTTACTGCGTGTTAATCGATTCCGGCATCAACAATACGGTGGCCCATAAAATCAGCAAGGTCCTGGCCGAAAAGGGCCTGAAACCCCGCTATCTACTGACCACCCACGGCCATGCCGATCACTTTGGCGCCCATAATTTATTGAAGGAACTCTACCCCGGCCTGGAGATCCTGGCCTCCCCCGGGGAAAAGGTTTATATGGAAAACAACCTTCAGGCAACGACTACCCTCTACGGGGCCGTTCCCTACGACGAGATTAAGGTACCCCTCCTCTTCGCCCGGTCGACAGCAGTCGATATTACCATTACCCCGGGGCCGCTGAAGCTGCTGGACCAGCACCTCGAGGCAATAGCCACACCGGGGCACACTGCGGGCCACCTGGCCTTCCTCACCCCCGATGGGGTCCTTTTCAGCGGCGATGCCGTCTTTGACCAGGGTATTTTAGCCAAATATCCCCTGCCCTTTTTGCTGGACATCAAGGCGGAACTGGCTACCCTCGAGGTTATAGCCGGTCTAGAAATAAAGTACCTCCTACCGGCCCACGGCCAGGAGGTGATTACTGAAGTTGAGCCGGTCCTGGAGGCCAACCGCCGCCAGATAGCTAACTGTCTGGACATAATTGTGGAACTCCTGTCCCAGCCCCTGACCAGGGAAGACCTGCTGGCCCAGGTAGCCATCCTGGAGGATATAACCATGGACATCCCCCAGTACTTCCTGAACCTGTCCAGCCTGTCGGCCTTTCTCAGCTACCTTAAAGACGAAGGCCGCATTTCCTGCAGCGTGGAAAACGGCAAACTCTATTTCTTCGCCATTTAA
- a CDS encoding DUF72 domain-containing protein — protein MTVFNPFLASASANKPSTSNFRPPTAAIYIGTSGYSYRDWQGYFYPRGLAAKDMLPYYAREFNFTEINSSYYALPRPQNLEQMARKVPEGFIFAVKAYRTLTHDRGESVTDDSKQFRQALQPLVDQGRLGAVLLQFPYSFHNNQANREYLARLRELLPDLPLVVEFRHAGWVHDAVRDFLARNELAYTCVDEPDLPGLPGPVVYCTAPVAYVRFHGRNAAKWWRHEEAYERYDYLYTEAELKEWLPGIAYLAGQARQVFVAFNNHYHSQAVTNARMLKELLAAGQL, from the coding sequence ATGACGGTCTTCAATCCGTTCCTGGCTTCAGCCAGTGCCAACAAGCCTTCGACCTCCAACTTCCGGCCTCCGACTGCCGCAATATACATCGGTACCTCGGGTTACAGCTACCGCGACTGGCAGGGTTACTTTTATCCCCGGGGGCTGGCGGCAAAGGATATGCTGCCTTATTACGCCCGGGAATTTAATTTTACCGAGATCAATTCCTCCTATTACGCCCTGCCGCGGCCCCAGAACCTGGAGCAGATGGCCCGCAAGGTGCCGGAAGGGTTTATCTTTGCCGTCAAGGCCTACCGCACCCTAACCCACGACCGGGGGGAGAGCGTAACCGACGACAGCAAGCAATTTCGCCAGGCCTTGCAACCCCTGGTGGACCAGGGCCGCCTGGGGGCCGTCCTTCTCCAGTTCCCCTATTCCTTTCATAATAACCAGGCCAATCGGGAGTACCTGGCGCGTTTACGGGAACTACTGCCCGATCTGCCCCTGGTGGTAGAATTCCGCCATGCCGGCTGGGTCCATGACGCCGTCCGGGATTTTTTGGCCCGCAATGAACTGGCCTACACTTGCGTCGATGAACCGGACCTCCCCGGACTGCCCGGCCCTGTGGTCTACTGCACCGCCCCCGTAGCCTATGTCCGCTTCCACGGCCGTAACGCGGCCAAATGGTGGCGGCATGAAGAGGCCTATGAACGCTACGACTACCTGTACACCGAGGCGGAGCTCAAAGAATGGCTGCCCGGCATCGCCTACCTGGCCGGCCAGGCCCGGCAGGTCTTTGTGGCCTTTAATAATCACTACCACTCCCAGGCTGTGACCAACGCCCGCATGCTCAAGGAGTTGCTGGCCGCCGGGCAGTTATAG